One region of Parambassis ranga chromosome 12, fParRan2.1, whole genome shotgun sequence genomic DNA includes:
- the s1pr3b gene encoding sphingosine 1-phosphate receptor 3 translates to MMNQQIYLHYNYTGKLDHRPTFGTSTGTVDTKTIAFLIICSFIVLENLTVLVAIWRNHRFHNRMYFFIANLALCDMLAGVAYLVNLLLSGEKTLQLSPALWFVREGSMFVALGASIFSLLAIAIERHLTMIKMRPYDANKNYRVFLLIGTCWLIAISLGALPILGWNCLNNLPDCSTVLPLYTKKYVAFCITVFMVLLLAMSILYARIYILVKSSSRKVSKHSNSEHAMSLLRTVIIVVGVFIACWTPIFILLLVDVACEQRCPILYKADWFIAVAVLNSAMNPVIYTLASREMRRAFLGLVCGVCYKGNVSANGSGNRQSLEPSRSRSKSWSSQNNPNQNQSSRQAEQEKGQEGGEVSVVAGTSRGAAEAVLESERKD, encoded by the coding sequence ATGATGAACCAACAGATATACCTCCACTACAACTACACAGGAAAGCTGGACCACCGGCCCACCTTTGGCACGAGTACCGGCACCGTGGACACCAAAACCATCGCGTTCCTCATCATATGCAGCTTCATAGTCCTGGAGAACCTCACCGTGCTGGTAGCCATATGGAGGAACCACAGGTTCCACAATCGCATGTACTTCTTCATCGCCAACCTGGCTCTGTGCGACATGCTGGCTGGAGTCGCCTACCTGGTCAACCTGCTCCTGTCTGGAGAGAAGACCCTGCAGCTCTCACCTGCTCTCTGGTTCGTCAGAGAGGGGAGCATGTTTGTAGCACTTGGTGCCTCCATTTTCAGCCTGCTTGCTATTGCAATAGAGAGACACCTGACTATGATCAAAATGAGGCCTTATGATGCCAACAAGAACTACAGAGTGTTTCTGCTCATAGGGACCTGCTGGCTCATTGCGATATCTCTTGGAGCTCTGCCCATTCTGGGCTGGAACTGCCTGAACAACCTACCGGACTGCTCCACAGTCCTCCCTCTCTACACCAAGAAATACGTAGCTTTCTGCATCACAGTTTTCATGGTTCTGCTCTTGGCCATGTCCATCCTTTATGCCCGCATCTACATCCTGGTGAAGTCCAGCAGCCGAAAGGTGAGCAAGCACAGCAATTCTGAGCACGCCATGTCACTGCTGCGCACCGTCATCATCGTCGTTGGGGTCTTCATCGCCTGCTGGACGCCTATCTTCATCCTGCTTCTGGTGGACGTGGCGTGTGAGCAGCGTTGCCCCATCCTCTACAAAGCCGACTGGTTCATTGCAGTGGCTGTCCTCAACTCCGCCATGAACCCGGTCATCTACACTCTGGCCAGCCGCGAGATGAGACGGGCCTTTCTAGGGCTGGTTTGTGGCGTATGCTACAAGGGGAATGTTTCTGCAAATGGCAGCGGGAACAGACAGTCCCTGGAGCCCAGCCGCAGCAGGAGCAAGTCATGGAGCAGCCAGAACAACCCAAATCAGAACCAGAGCTCCAGACAGGCGGAGCAGGAGAAGGGGCAGGAGGGTGGTGAGGTCTCTGTGGTGGCTGGAACAAGCAGAGGTGCTGCTGAAGCCGTCCTGGAGAGTGAGAGGAAAGACTGA